The DNA segment TCCTCACCAGTTTATTGTCTTTATTAAACTAATTTATGTGTATCAAAGGGGTGAAGAACTGGATGCAGGTCAGTGTATCATTCAAAAAGAGTACTGTTTCAGTTAATTGAGCTACATCTAGTTTAAAAggatgttcatgtttttttacacCCCATAATGAACAGCTAAAAATTTGTccattgtcattttttaacaACTTTTCAAGACAATAAAAATGCACCACAAGCAGGAGCTCAGGTAAGGAACATTTTAACCTTGTaataagagagaaagaatagCATTCACATGTTCAAATCTTtcctctgaacacaaacacagaaaactctTGTTTGATACAGGATCTGAACACCTCTACTATATCTCTTGTGTTTACTAGTTTTACCTTTTACAAAACAGCCTATTATGCTGATGTAACAATAGTATCCCTGTGCCTCTGCTGGTCTCAAAGTTAACTGTGCAGAAACCCACCCACGGCATGATACTCCTGAGTCAGTCACTCCTATCCAGTTACACACAGACGTGGAGGTGGGAGGAGTGGAAAAGGTGTTGTTTCTCGTGCTTGTTTGAATTTTTTGAGATTTGATCTGTTTTCCCCTCAAACTTGCAGTTTCAACGTGAAGGCTTTGATTTTAGATTAGGTTGAGGGGGGTTGGGGATAGAAAAGGGTTCAAAGAGGATACAAAGCAGTTTAGTTTCCATGGGATATCTGTATTTGtagttttatatttcattatcTCACTGTAACAGTTGTGCTAATTTACCATTATCAACAGATTATTTTTGTACCTGGTGTTGCttaacacataaaaacatttgttggAATGCCACACTTGACACACCAACACCTCCACTTTACACCTGACATTTCCAGTAAATGGGCCTGGCTGTTTATAACGGCAGAGCATCTTTCATAAATACATGTGGTCTTCCTGGAGGTTGGTCTCTCTGGAGTTAAGAGCTTTTCCAGACACTGGGTGTTGCTCACTATTGCTAAACAGAACTGTCTCTGAGGTGTGGCCGCACCACAGATCCCTGGGTATACTCGTGATGAAACTATCACACCTATCCACCCTGgaaattttaattaaactcTTCTCGCAACTGTAtctaaaaaaacatgaatgaaactCCAAACTGAAAAGTGTAAATCACTTTACAATgcctcacataaacacatgcacctGCTCATGAGTCAGCATGACGTTAGTAAAAGAGCCCTCATTTAGGAGAATAGTTTGTTTCACACAAATGTTGATAAGAAAATATTACTGTCAtatcaaatattttacaaaatcCTGTTGTCTCAAGTAATGACATGGCGTCAAAAAGTAATCATTAACAAAAGGAGGAGTTAAAAGTTGTTAATATTTGAAGACTTTTGTCTGATGAGAAGAATCTGGTTTTACATATAACTgtgatataatataataacattgATCTCAGTCAGACtaatttcacagtaaaagcccAATCTATATAATTTACAGGCACATTCATGACTGAGGAGTTGGAATCTGCTTTAATATAAGAGTGAGGTGGAACAGATCCAAAAGTGCAGATATCCTCGAACCCAAATGTATGTGTCCATTTTATGTAGTCTATTCCATAACAAATCTTAACCTGCTAATTAAATATAGATAAATGCTGACTcagtgaaataataaatatttccCAATGAAACCTAGTTTTAATTACGAGTAAGTAATTAAATTTAAAGGGTTTATAATAACCTACTTTAACTGAAGTAGTCTATTACAAACTCTGTATTTTAGTCTGTTATGTGGCTTGACTGAGAGACTTGAAAAACGGTTATCAGCTGACGCCCAAATCAAACAACAGTAAACCAGCACAGCAGAAacccttatttttttttctcagctctgACCTCTTATGTCCGTGTTACTTCCGTGTTCCGCTCACCTGTTACACCTGTGTTACAGCGTTGTCCCGTGTAGGTGCGACTCCTGCTCTGCCGGTGCACCTGTTGCGTTATTCTGTGCCATGTCAGGGGAGCTGATAACTTGCGAGTTAACATGCGTGCCTCTGTCGAGTGAACCGGAGGAGACTTTAAACGCCGTGAAAAGCAGGAAAATGGATTGTGAACAGCCTATTTTTTCCGTGTTGAGCGGTGGCGTGAAGGAGGCGGGGGACGCCGCCGTGCCGAGCTCCTGCGGCGGCGGTGGACCGGCCTCACCGACTGCGACCACCTCCGACACCGAGTCCGGGATCTTCTCTGGCGAATGTGAGCTCTGTGTGGAACAtgagtctgagctggactggtTCTGCGGCACCGAGCAGAAACTCATTTGCTCTCACTGCGCCATAGTGGGCTCCTGCCACGGACACACTGTGACCCCTCTGGCCACCAGAGTTACCGCAGTCAGGGTGAGTGTGCGGGGCGGTTCATGTAGTGTACTCTCAAAGCTGTTTGCTTATTGTGTTGACTTTGCTGTGGCAAAATACTGTTTGTCTTAAACTCTGGAAATCACAAGGTAGGTTTGTTTACTGCAGCGTTAAAAGTAGCCCAGGTACTTTCACTTTATGTGCATGGGGTTGCCATCTAACTTCTTTATTTGCCTCATAATTTACCagatattatcatttatttcacCATGTACCTCATCTACTGGAAAAACTTTCCTTCTGTTTCTCACTTAAGTTTCTTATATGGAATATTTTGCATGctaaacatgagaaaatatgGATTTGCCCATTTTCAGTCACTGTATCAAGGATGGCAGCTGGTATGAAGTCGAGCACTGGCTGATAATGTGTAGAAACTGCTTTCACATATTTGACAACTTAATAACTAACTTCATCATTCTTTCCTGGGTGTGCCACAGTTTGCATGTAGTTTCTTCTCTTCCCTGATTCCTCTGCATGGAATTTGAAAAGACAGGATTTTCTTGTTGCGTCACCAGCCGGTGATGTGCTGGTGTTGTGATGTGCTTGttcaaaaacagcagtgtgtgtgtgtgtgtgtgtgtgtttgtgcgggatgtttttttcccccaccagAATCAACtggtggatgtgtgtgagaaaatacAGCTGCAGGCGCTGAGGATTGAAAAGTTTATCGACCAGACACTGACAGCCAAAGAGCAAAAGCTTCAGGTGAGAAATACCTCTGTTCCCCACCCACTCAACCACACACTGAGTAATCACATAGACATAGTGCCAAACCTAATAACGACACACTTTATCACATGTACAGTGTGCAAGTCTCTTTGCATTAAAGCTGCTACTAAGGATTATTTTCACTACCAGTTAATCTCTCCACCGTTTCCTCTGATTATTAAATGTATTGTAAACTGTTTAAAACATTAGAGAATAGTAGGAAAATTCCATCACAATTTAtcagagcccaaggtgacatcttcagatgattttaaatgtctgaCCAGCTGTTCCAAAATACAAAGAGaatcagtttacaatgatacaaAGCTGAGAAAAGCAGTACATTTAAATAGCTGGAATCAGTCAATGTTTGATAAATAAGGTAATCATCTAATCAATTATTGGACTAATCTCAGCACAACTAGAGCACTAAGAGAGGAGAATATAGGAGGTTGGTAGCTTTTTTAATAGACGACCTTGCAATTGTAAATTGATGAgtaagggaaaaaaagcatttgttcTAGAACTTTCTGATTTAGTTTGTCACCACCATGCAACAAAAGCAACGACTGCAGAAAAGCACCCCTTTCACTGCACCCATATTTATTAACCTCTCCTAACATAATGGGTCTACAGTGGTCAGAGATACAGGTCATGCATGTGTAGTTCAGGTAACAGAGACAACTAGACCACgagaaaacaacagaagctTTGTAGAAGGAAAACAAATACTACCTTCAGAGTCAAGTCACCAAACCAATATGTTTCTGTGGTCACAGGGGTCATAAGTCTATGTTTCCTTGTACTTGGGGTTCACGGGTTAAAAATGTTGGGACCCAGTGCTCTAGTGTTTCCTCCTCccaacatttctttttctcttgttttaggGAGCAGCGAGCAGGGCGAGGGAGCAGGTACTGGCTCAGGTCAGCGCAGCGCGTGAAGCcctggaagaggaggagcagcgtCTCCTGGAGgaggtgcagagagaggaggagcggGTGGAGCAGTGTCTCCTCACACAGAGAGCCCACTGGAACCAGGCTCTGGCGAACTTGTCGCAAACCCGCTCACGTCTGGTGCACATGCTGACGCACACTCCAGATGCACAGCTGGCGGTGAGGGcggggggtgtgtgtgtggggggggttcAGGGATGACTGGGAATCACTGTGGGAAGATTTTAGAAGAATAGAGGAACTTGTGCTCAAATAACAGCATCATGATAATGGTCATAAATTACTGAACTATGTTGATGCCCAGGAGAGTAATCAGTTGTTTGCTGTCTCGTCTTTCAGACTAATGTCCAGGACATCGCTGAAAGGTAAAATTTTATCACATGACGTagttatgaatattttttttcttgctcagGACATACCAGAGAGGTAatatctcttctctctgtttgtgtgtgtgtgtgtgtgtgtgtgtgtgtgtgtgtgtttgtgtcagggtggaggaggcagagggggtCGGGGAGCCCTGTGACACAGACCAGCTCAACCTGAACCCAGGCTGCAGTGACAGCAAGCTGCTGAGAGGTCTGTGGGCCACCGCAGTACTGCTCGGCCCAAACGGTTTGTAGATTTTTATTCAACTGTAAATCATCCTGGAGCTTCATGCAGTCGTGACAGATTCAGCAGGACAATACAGGCCtattacacacactcatgaTCGTAATTAGCAATTAGCAATCTAGCAATTAGAAAGTACTTAGATCCTGTAAAAATATGCTAGTACAAGCAAATGTACTgcattcaaaatatattttaagtgAACAGAAGTACAGAAGAGTTGTTGGCACAAgtattaaaaacaacagtacTATCATATATATAAGGTCCTATTTTATAAGCTAATATATTTGCTAATTATAAGATAATAATGTTATAAAATCAGCAGTataaagtacctcaaaacttTACATGAGCACAGTAGTTTAGTATATATCCTCACTTTAGTTACTATTCACtgcattgttttgctttttttaaaatgtatttactttatCACACATATACTGGTGTTTGCACTGAAGATAAAAGTGCAGATACCTTGCCTTCTTTTGATTTTCTAGATTTTGTTTGCATTCAGAAGCTTCTTGACTTATTGTAGTGCGCAGTAGTACTCATAAATACTGTTGGAAGCAGCAGTGATAGTGCAGTGTATAGGGCCTGGATgttggagagatggagagaagttACACCAGAGAAGAATTGAAGGAGAGTGGCACAAGGGTCCCACATAGAAATCTCAATGGATGACAGAGGTGATAAAGGTAGCAGGAAGTGTTATGTTGAGACCGAAAGCTCAGCTCAAAGCCTGATGTCTGATTTTCCCTCTTCCCACAGCTTATGGATCATCTTATTTAAAGTTTGACGAGCGCACAGTGAGCCCTCTCCTGTCCCTCTCCAATGACCTCTCCACTTTGACCTTCCTCCA comes from the Lates calcarifer isolate ASB-BC8 linkage group LG9, TLL_Latcal_v3, whole genome shotgun sequence genome and includes:
- the bspry gene encoding B box and SPRY domain-containing protein codes for the protein MHHKQELRCDSCSAGAPVALFCAMSGELITCELTCVPLSSEPEETLNAVKSRKMDCEQPIFSVLSGGVKEAGDAAVPSSCGGGGPASPTATTSDTESGIFSGECELCVEHESELDWFCGTEQKLICSHCAIVGSCHGHTVTPLATRVTAVRGAASRAREQVLAQVSAAREALEEEEQRLLEEVQREEERVEQCLLTQRAHWNQALANLSQTRSRLVHMLTHTPDAQLATNVQDIAERVEEAEGVGEPCDTDQLNLNPGCSDSKLLRGLWATAVLLGPNAYGSSYLKFDERTVSPLLSLSNDLSTLTFLHKKPRQSPPYDPARFDCWPNALGSLSMSSGTHSWVVDVGQSGAFKVGVCYASLERKGSGNEARLGYNAQSWVLSHYDGDYSFCHAEKKVPLKVVKTPQRIGLLLDWPSQTLLFYEPDSGAVLYSVTQHFSAPLLPAFAVTDRSITILH